One part of the Thermodesulfovibrio sp. 3462-1 genome encodes these proteins:
- the fmt gene encoding methionyl-tRNA formyltransferase produces the protein MPAGIIFFGTPEFAVPTLKSLIERREKILLVITQPDKPKGRGKIIQPCETKKIAVEFGLNVAQPEKLKDESFIKMLKELNPEFGIVVAYGKILPKEVLEIPEYGCINLHASLLPKYRGAAPIQWALIKGEKITGVTTMLIDEGLDTGPVLLQKEVPIEDEDNAQSLAHKLSIVGAELIIETIEKMRKGQIQPKPQEGEASYAPQLKKEDGKINWNAPAKEIVNLIRGTYPWPCAYSFLKNERVKIIKAEALAGKAPAGMIVKAKDELIVGTGNGLLKILLIQPEGKKVMTAKEFLSGRKINETMDSFS, from the coding sequence ATGCCAGCAGGGATAATCTTTTTTGGCACTCCAGAGTTTGCAGTTCCTACGCTTAAATCTTTAATTGAAAGAAGAGAAAAGATACTCCTTGTAATCACACAGCCTGACAAACCAAAAGGAAGAGGGAAAATTATTCAACCATGTGAGACTAAAAAAATTGCTGTAGAATTCGGGCTTAATGTGGCACAGCCAGAAAAATTGAAAGATGAAAGCTTTATAAAGATGTTAAAAGAATTAAATCCTGAATTCGGGATAGTTGTTGCATACGGGAAAATTCTTCCAAAGGAAGTTCTTGAAATACCAGAATACGGTTGCATAAATTTACATGCCTCGCTTTTACCAAAATACAGAGGAGCAGCACCGATCCAATGGGCATTAATAAAAGGAGAAAAAATAACCGGTGTGACAACCATGCTTATTGATGAAGGACTTGATACAGGTCCAGTGCTTTTACAAAAAGAAGTTCCCATAGAAGATGAAGACAATGCTCAGAGTCTTGCACATAAGCTTTCTATAGTTGGTGCAGAATTAATTATTGAAACAATTGAAAAAATGAGAAAGGGACAAATACAACCAAAGCCTCAGGAGGGCGAGGCAAGCTATGCACCCCAGCTTAAAAAAGAAGATGGCAAAATTAACTGGAATGCCCCAGCTAAGGAAATCGTAAATCTTATTCGAGGAACCTATCCATGGCCATGTGCATACAGTTTTTTAAAAAATGAAAGAGTAAAAATAATTAAAGCAGAGGCTCTTGCTGGCAAGGCACCTGCAGGCATGATTGTTAAAGCAAAAGATGAATTAATTGTGGGAACAGGCAATGGCTTATTAAAAATTCTTCTTATTCAACCTGAAGGGAAAAAAGTAATGACAGCAAAAGAATTTCTCTCTGGAAGAAAAATAAATGAAACCATGGATTCATTTTCTTAG
- the def gene encoding peptide deformylase: protein MATLDIKKYPDEVLKNKAELVNDLSGDLQKLIDDMIETMYNFNGVGLAAPQVGVLKRLIVIDTSARQENQSLIVLINPEIINSEGEILSEEGCLSLPGFITRLKRNERVFVKGLDRKGNPVEIEATGLLARALQHEIDHLDGILIIDRISPLKRELFRRKYLKTKK, encoded by the coding sequence ATGGCGACTCTTGATATAAAAAAATATCCCGATGAAGTCTTAAAAAATAAAGCTGAATTGGTCAATGATCTTAGTGGAGATTTACAAAAACTAATTGATGATATGATTGAAACCATGTATAATTTCAATGGGGTTGGACTAGCTGCTCCGCAGGTGGGAGTTTTAAAAAGACTCATTGTTATTGATACATCTGCAAGACAAGAAAATCAATCTCTTATTGTTTTAATAAACCCTGAAATAATAAATTCAGAGGGCGAAATTCTCTCTGAAGAAGGATGTCTGAGTTTACCTGGTTTTATAACGAGGCTTAAAAGAAATGAGAGAGTTTTTGTGAAAGGGCTGGACAGAAAAGGTAATCCAGTAGAAATTGAAGCAACAGGACTTCTTGCAAGAGCACTGCAACATGAAATAGACCATCTTGATGGCATTCTTATTATTGATAGGATAAGTCCTCTTAAAAGAGAACTTTTCAGAAGAAAATATTTAAAAACAAAGAAATAG
- a CDS encoding MlaD family protein: MFDRKKQLRWASLKAGIVITATLLIVFFVIIFSGGIQSIFTKRVPLSIYISDVKGLRKGAPVRMAGVDVGVVNEIKLSKEYGTVVKVSIDESVLSYLRSDAKATVQTIGLLGDKYIEISPGESQESFDISKGMPGYPQTEAREIIGVAASTMTKIERLIEKINSLVAKFDKAEGTIPKMINDPTLYNNLNATVLELKKTVEEIRTGSIGMLSRDKEAYQRLSIALKNFEEASNKISSQQGTLGKMINDPSLYESLLKNSQRLESLLQEIESSQGTLKMLIKDKTVAEELKQSIKELKELIEEIKKEPKKFFKFSIF, translated from the coding sequence ATGTTTGATAGAAAAAAACAGCTTAGATGGGCTTCTTTAAAAGCAGGCATTGTTATAACAGCTACACTCCTCATTGTATTTTTTGTGATAATTTTTTCAGGTGGAATACAATCTATTTTTACAAAAAGAGTTCCATTAAGTATTTACATATCAGATGTAAAAGGCCTGCGTAAAGGCGCTCCTGTAAGAATGGCAGGAGTTGATGTGGGAGTTGTAAATGAAATAAAACTGAGCAAAGAATATGGAACAGTTGTAAAAGTTTCAATAGATGAGAGTGTTTTAAGCTATTTAAGATCAGATGCAAAGGCAACTGTTCAGACAATAGGATTACTTGGCGATAAATACATTGAGATATCTCCTGGTGAATCTCAAGAAAGCTTTGACATATCAAAAGGCATGCCTGGATATCCTCAAACAGAAGCAAGAGAAATAATCGGAGTCGCAGCTTCAACAATGACAAAAATTGAAAGATTGATTGAAAAAATTAACTCATTAGTAGCAAAATTTGATAAAGCTGAAGGAACTATTCCAAAAATGATCAATGACCCAACCCTTTATAATAATCTAAATGCAACAGTTTTGGAGCTCAAAAAAACAGTTGAAGAAATAAGAACTGGTAGTATAGGGATGCTTTCAAGGGATAAGGAGGCTTATCAAAGACTTTCAATAGCTTTGAAAAACTTTGAAGAAGCCTCAAACAAGATATCCTCACAACAGGGCACACTTGGAAAAATGATAAATGATCCCTCTCTTTACGAAAGTCTTCTTAAAAATTCTCAAAGGCTTGAAAGCCTTCTACAAGAAATTGAAAGCTCTCAGGGAACGCTTAAAATGCTCATTAAAGACAAAACAGTGGCTGAAGAGTTAAAACAAAGCATAAAGGAGCTTAAGGAACTCATCGAAGAAATAAAGAAAGAGCCGAAAAAATTTTTCAAATTTAGCATATTTTAG
- a CDS encoding flavodoxin domain-containing protein, protein MKKVLVLYYSKTGNTEKMAKMIAQGLADKGVNVDLKKVEQASVDSLPDYDGYIIGSPNYFGTMAAEVKKFIDESVKYYRKIEGKLVAAFTSTGMIGGGGETVCLDILKAFLIHGCICLGFTRLGHYGPVSIGNPDERIEREIGEMVSKYAEVLKRI, encoded by the coding sequence ATGAAAAAAGTTTTGGTGCTTTATTATTCAAAAACTGGAAATACAGAGAAAATGGCTAAAATGATTGCTCAGGGTCTTGCGGATAAGGGTGTAAATGTTGATTTAAAAAAAGTTGAACAAGCAAGTGTTGACAGTCTTCCAGATTATGATGGCTATATAATCGGCTCACCAAATTATTTCGGAACAATGGCAGCTGAGGTGAAAAAATTTATTGATGAGTCTGTTAAATATTACAGAAAAATTGAGGGAAAGCTTGTAGCAGCATTCACATCAACTGGAATGATTGGTGGAGGAGGAGAAACAGTTTGTCTTGATATTCTGAAAGCATTTTTAATTCATGGATGTATATGCCTGGGTTTTACAAGGCTTGGACACTACGGGCCTGTTTCAATTGGAAATCCTGATGAAAGAATTGAAAGAGAAATAGGTGAAATGGTAAGTAAATATGCAGAGGTTTTAAAAAGAATATAA
- a CDS encoding TIGR02710 family CRISPR-associated CARF protein yields MKKIGIFTVGGSPVPIINSIKEDEFDFIYFICSSGKSEVASERLVDGNPLKEGDKIIAKECNLSEEKYEKILLPVNIIDDLDETFKELEGKLLPRLKEKFPDKQGIRVIANYTGGTKTMSVALVILSILQDGWELQLNTAHRTNLIKIDSGDCPIPITKKNLLYKIDRKYFDTLMQKYYYEEIIEKAKNYLKTPIPREIKDEIMLLKDILNAFVLWDKFYHQSAFEEFERIIKALPKDSSVQKAIINHYLWLKQILGKKSSHGYEKVIDLIMNAERRAKQAKFDDSIARYYRAIEMVAQLRLKTHEIDNSNIKCDELPMLNEKAVTFLRTECKKNSENGVIKLPLIKSYELLAHMDDDLGKLYLERKNELLECLKLRNNSILAHGLEPILKEKFERVKSTFQNFIQEALKVAGVETLESPIQFPKSLRDIGF; encoded by the coding sequence ATGAAAAAAATTGGAATTTTCACTGTTGGTGGAAGCCCTGTGCCCATTATAAACTCCATAAAGGAAGATGAGTTTGACTTCATCTATTTTATCTGTTCCTCTGGAAAATCTGAGGTGGCATCAGAAAGACTGGTTGATGGTAATCCCTTGAAAGAGGGTGATAAAATTATTGCAAAAGAGTGCAATCTTTCAGAAGAAAAGTATGAAAAAATACTTCTTCCTGTGAACATTATAGATGACTTAGATGAAACCTTTAAAGAGCTTGAAGGAAAATTGCTTCCCAGACTAAAGGAGAAGTTTCCAGACAAACAAGGTATCAGAGTCATTGCGAACTATACTGGAGGAACGAAAACCATGAGTGTAGCACTTGTGATTCTTAGTATTCTTCAGGATGGATGGGAGCTTCAACTTAACACTGCCCACAGAACAAATCTTATTAAAATTGACAGCGGAGATTGTCCCATACCAATAACTAAGAAAAATCTCCTTTACAAAATTGACAGGAAATACTTTGATACTTTAATGCAGAAGTACTATTACGAGGAAATCATTGAAAAAGCTAAAAACTATCTTAAAACTCCCATTCCAAGGGAAATAAAAGACGAAATAATGCTACTAAAGGACATACTTAATGCCTTTGTTTTATGGGATAAATTTTATCATCAGTCTGCTTTTGAAGAGTTTGAAAGAATAATTAAAGCCCTTCCAAAGGACAGCTCTGTTCAAAAGGCAATAATTAATCATTATCTCTGGCTGAAGCAAATTCTCGGGAAAAAATCATCTCATGGTTATGAGAAAGTTATTGACCTTATTATGAATGCTGAAAGAAGAGCTAAACAGGCTAAGTTTGATGACTCTATTGCCAGATACTACAGAGCCATTGAGATGGTGGCACAGCTCAGGTTAAAGACTCATGAAATAGACAATTCAAACATAAAATGTGATGAGCTTCCTATGCTTAATGAAAAGGCTGTGACATTTTTGCGAACAGAGTGTAAAAAGAATAGTGAAAACGGTGTAATCAAGCTTCCTCTCATAAAGAGCTATGAACTCCTCGCTCATATGGATGATGATTTAGGAAAACTTTATCTGGAAAGAAAGAACGAACTTCTTGAATGTCTCAAATTGAGAAACAACTCCATACTTGCTCATGGATTGGAGCCTATACTAAAAGAAAAGTTTGAACGAGTAAAAAGCACATTTCAAAACTTCATACAGGAAGCATTAAAAGTTGCAGGAGTAGAGACCTTAGAATCACCAATACAATTTCCCAAAAGCCTGAGGGATATAGGATTTTAA